Part of the Bacillus cereus group sp. RP43 genome is shown below.
TGCATATTAATTAGTGACTTATAATTTTCAATAAGATTATCGCGTACGAGAGCAGCTGTTTTCATTTGTGATTCAGCTTTCTTCTGCTGAATTAAAACGTCATGCGTTTCTCCTACCCCTTTTGTCAGTAAATCATATACTGCTGTTTGGGCATTATTTTGCGTTTGATTCATATCTTCCAATAAATCAATAAACTTTTTGCCTTCAACTACAGATGTCTCTGAAGTTTTCTGTGTGCCAATCGGCTGAATCGCTCCAAATGGCTGTGTATTTAACATTGGTTGAATTTTCATATTTCCCCTCTTCCCTCTTATCCTCGGCCGATTTCTAAATCTTTATCTAGCATTTTTTTGTTCGCATTTAATACGCTTGTATTTGCTTCATACATTTTTTGAGCAACCATTACATTCGTCATCTCAGCTGTCACATCAATGTTCGGATAACGTACATATCCTTCTTCATTTGCATGCGGATGCGTCGGATCATACACAAGATTTTCATTTCGATCCGTTTCAATACTTTTTATTTTCACTCCGTTAGTAGGAGCTCCATCTAGCATACTTGC
Proteins encoded:
- the fliE gene encoding flagellar hook-basal body complex protein FliE — protein: MKIQPMLNTQPFGAIQPIGTQKTSETSVVEGKKFIDLLEDMNQTQNNAQTAVYDLLTKGVGETHDVLIQQKKAESQMKTAALVRDNLIENYKSLINMQI
- the flgC gene encoding flagellar basal body rod protein FlgC, with translation MFQAINASGSGLTTARKWMEVTSNNIVNANTTGAPGAEPYHRRSVVLESNNNFASMLDGAPTNGVKIKSIETDRNENLVYDPTHPHANEEGYVRYPNIDVTAEMTNVMVAQKMYEANTSVLNANKKMLDKDLEIGRG